One part of the Dasypus novemcinctus isolate mDasNov1 chromosome 27, mDasNov1.1.hap2, whole genome shotgun sequence genome encodes these proteins:
- the LOC101447627 gene encoding stromelysin-1 codes for METLLVLLLWAAACSAYPLDRAAKEEDASMDLAQQYLENYYNLAKDVKQFARRRDSGPVVKKIQEMQKFLGLEVTGKLDSNTLEVMAKPRCGVPDVGQFATFPGEPKWWKTHLTYRIVNYTLDLPRKVVDSAIEKALRVWEAVTPLTFSRLDEGEADIMILFAVRGHGDFFPFDGPGNTLAHAYPPGRGFKGDAHFDDDEQWTEDKSGINIFLVAAHELGHSLGLSHSRDAEALMFPVYNPSTDLAHFRLSQDDVAGIQSLYGPPTVSPEEPTLPTERPPAGPETPAMCDPELSFDAVSTLRGEKLFFKDRHFWRISYQIPEPEFHLISSFWPSLPSGVDAAYEVTSKDTVFIFKGNQFWAIRGNEAQAGYPKDIHTLGFPSTVRKIDAAISDAEKKKTYFFVEDKYWRFDEQKQSMEPGFPRQTADDFPGVDPKVDAVLEAFGFLYFFSGPSQLEFDPNAKQVTRALKSNSWFNC; via the exons ATGGAGACTCTTCTGGTGCTGCTGCTCTGGGCAGCTGCGTGCTCGGCCTATCCTCTGGACAGAGCAGCCAAGGAGGAGGACGCCAGCATGGACCTTGCACAG CAATATCTTGAAAACTACTACAATCTTGCAAAAGATGTGAAACAATTTGCTAGAAGAAGGGACAGTGGCCCTGTTGTCAAAAAAATTCAAGAAATGCAGAAGTTCCTTGGGCTGGAGGTGACGGGGAAGCTGGACTCCAACACGCTGGAGGTGATGGCCAAGCCCAGGTGTGGGGTTCCCGACGTCGGCCAGTTCGCCACCTTTCCTGGAGAGCCCAAGTGGTGGAAAACTCACCTGACTTACAG GATTGTGAACTATACCCTGGATCTGCCAAGAAAGGTGGTGGATTCTGCCATAGAGAAAGCTCTGCGGGTCTGGGAGGCGGTGACTCCACTCACCTTCTCCAGGCTTGACGAAGGAGAGGCTGACATCATGATCTTGTTTGCAGTTAGAG GACATGGAGACTTTTTCCCTTTTGATGGACCTGGAAACACTTTGGCTCATGCCTACCCGCCTGGGCGGGGTTTTAAAGGAGATGCTCACtttgatgatgatgaacaatggaCAGAGGATAAGTCAG gGATCAATATATTCCTCGTTGCTGCTCATGAACTTGGCCATTCCCTGGGTCTCTCTCACTCGCGCGACGCTGAAGCCTTGATGTTCCCAGTCTACAACCCAAGCACAGACCTGGCCCACTTCCGCCTCTCTCAAGATGACGTGGCTGGCATCCAGTCCCTCTACG GACCTCCCACTGTCTCCCCTGAGGAACCCACGCTGCCCACGGAACGCCCCCCTGCAGGACCTGAGACACCAGCCATGTGCGACCCTGAGCTGTCCTTCGATGCCGTCAGCACGCTGCGGGGAGAGAAGCTGTTCTTTAAGGACAG ACATTTTTGGCGCATATCCTACCAGATTCCTGAGCCTGAATTTCATTTGATCTCTTCGTTTTGGCCATCTCTTCCTTCAGGCGTGGATGCTGCCTACGAAGTTACTAGCAAGgatactgttttcattttcaaag GAAATCAGTTCTGGGCCATCAGAGGAAATGAGGCACAAGCAGGTTACCCAAAAGACATCCACACCCTGGGTTTTCCTTCGACTGTAAGGAAAATTGATGCAGCCATTTCCGAcgcagaaaagaagaaaacatactTCTTTGTAGAGGACAAATATTGGAG ATTTGATGAACAGAAACAGTCCATGGAACCAGGCTTTCCCAGGCAAACAGCTGATGACTTTCCCGGGGTTGACCCAAAGGTCGATGCTGTTTTAGAAGCATTTG ggtttttgtattttttcagtgGACCTTCCCAACTGGAGTTCGACCCTAATGCAAAGCAAGTGACCCGGGCTTTGaagagtaacagctggtttaatTGCTAG